The Eretmochelys imbricata isolate rEreImb1 chromosome 4, rEreImb1.hap1, whole genome shotgun sequence sequence ACATTATGTATGGTTTCACCATCATGGAAAAAAACGGAATCGATCACCCTCAATGCGTAGTATGCCACACAGTTCTCAGCAATGATGCCTTGAGACCTAGTCATCTTGAGTGACACTTGACAAAGAACCACAGCGCTTTGAAAGAGAAACCAAAAGAGATTTTTGCTGCTAAACTTCAAAATTTAAAACGCATGAAGCTGGACACTACTGGAGCTTTTCATCAAGCCTCAGCCAAAGTGGTAGAAGCATCTTATGAACTGTCATTGCTCATCGCTAAAGCCAAGAAAGCGGACATAACAGGAGAAACTCTTGTGGAGCCTTGGTTGTTGAAAGCAACTGATATTGTGCTTGGTGCCgaaagcaagaaaaaaatattggaaattTCGCTTTCTGACAATTCCATGAAACATCGCATCGATGACATGGCAAAAGATCTAAAACTTCAAGTTGTGGAGGCAGTGAAAGCTTCTCCTTTTTCCGCAATTCAGTGCAACGAtaccactgatttcagagtagcagccttgttagtctgtattcacaaaaagacaaggagtacttgtggcgttagtctctaagataccaCTGATGTAGCACAATGCTGTCAGTTGCTCGTCTACATTCGATTCGATAATGATGGAACTGCTTTTTTCGAAGGAATTGACGACCATATCAAAGGCTTCTGATGTTATGAAAACAGTTTCCAACTTTTTTGAAGAAAATGGACTTTCCTGGGAAAAACTTGTTGGTATATGAACAGATGATGCTCCAGTGATGCTTGGCTCTTGCTCTGGATTTGCGAcatcagtaaaagaaaaaaatccagctgtAACCACAACTCACTGTGTCATACACAGACAAGCGTTGGCTGCTAAAACCCTTTCAGATGACCTATGTGACTTGTTGAATTTGGCCATCAAAGTTGTCAATTTTGTGAAGAACAGCACTTTTAATTCGAGATTTTTTGCAGTTCTTTGCACTGATTTGGGAGTGGAtcataaaattattttgtttcacATGGAGGTACGATGGCTTTCCAAAGGGAACATGCCTTCGAGATTATTCTAACTGAAAGATGAAGTGAAAATTTTCCTCAAGCAACAGAAAAAAGAAGAGTTATATCATGCGTTTACGGACCAAACGTTTCAACTTTCACTGGCATACCTGGTGGACATTTTCGAATCTTTGAACAATCTCTCAATTTGAAGCTGCAAggaaacaacactgcaaactctATAGCGCACCACGATGCCATCAAAGCATTTAAGGAAAAAATCAAGCTTTGGAAACATCGAATGCAAGCTCAGACACTAACTTTTTGTCTTTTCCAACATTTCATCACTTGCTGAAAATGAAAGTTTCCAAGAATTTGTAAAGAGGATGCAAAGAACAAAATTGTGTTTCATCTGGACTGCCTTGCTGACAAATTCTTTCACTATTTTCCAGACAACTTTTCCAGCAACCCTGTTCATAAATTAGCACGTAATCTGTTCAATGTTGATGCAATATTTCTGGCAATTAATTAACAAGAACAAGCACTCAAAATGAAATACGATTCAAGTATGAAAGATATTTTCGAAAACTTAAGCCTGGAGAAATTTTGGATAAAATATTTCCCAATTTACGTGAAAGTTGGAGAAGAAGCACTACATATTATTCTTCTGTTTTCATTGACGTACCTCTGTGAAAAAAGCTTTAAGTTCAGtcataataaaaattaaacaaaagaatCGATTGGATGTCAAAAATTATTTGCATTGCGCACTTTCATCTTTCAAACCTAGGATTTCCCAACTCGTGAAGAAAATACAGCATCATCCTTCAcattaaatttgttttgtttatgctatttcttattttaaattacattgttGTTAAATTTTTGTGCCAAGAAAAActatttgtgtttatttttaattttaagttacGAATTGAATTTGTTAAAATGGGGGGTTGGATGATGGTAAAGGAGAGGTGGGAGGCGTGTGGGTTTCGCGAAAATTAAAAAGGGGGCGGGATgccaaaaagtttgggaaccaatgatttagatggaataaatgggcccaaagagtcaaagatATTGACATGGCCCTGTCCTTGTACAACATTTAAACAAGAGTCAGGGTTTCGTATACAGAGACTTCAGCCTATTtagcaccatggcaaacacacatTACACatcattttaactttttattaaagatgcagaaaaagaaaaaaacagttaaagcatttgaaatataaactattaaataaggctttcattttaaccacATCgctttgtgacaaagtgggaatttttgtaatatttttatgattcccatgcatgcctcaatttccccccaTGCTTTGTATTGCTATGAATAAAAGCTGctcttggagcagagcaggggaccCAAGGTGTTCTGTCACATTACTGTCTGGGCTGGTATGAATGGGTCCTTAAAGTACTCGTTGAAACCAACAGAAGATCAACAGAAGGTCCTGAAAGACAATGGAAACTCCAATGGCTGGGACATTCACACAAATCAACTAACAGCTGCGAGgaagatttccccccacccctctgagggaagcaaagaaaaggCCCCAGTTggagaacaaaagggaaaggtGTCAGGTGGCTGGATTAAGAGTGAAGTGCACAGAAATAACaggacacacacctgggatgaaGAAAAAGAGAATAGATGAAAGAGATCCAAGATGGCCTCATCGGCAGCATGGCTCAAGGGAGCCCTGACCTGGCTTTGGACTGTCTGAATTCTGTCTTAACCTTTGCATCTCTGTGCTGACCTAAGGACTTTCAGATTGTGCATGCCAGGTGAACTAATAAATTGTTACCTAGTTTTGAACAGGCTGCCTGGTGTTTCTGCAAATACTCACTAAGAGCATTGTGTCCTGAAGGGGTACAGTACAAGACTCCCATGTGTCTGGCTTGGCTGGACTCACTGCAGGGGGCCACAGAAAGACAGGGACTGTTGGTGCCCAAAGGCCCAGTTTCAGGGTCCTTGAGGCCATAGGCCTGCTCCTGTGGAACTGTATGGGTCCTTGAAGCCCAGCACACTAAAGGGGTCACTCCCAAAAAGGACTGGTTAATGGCTGTAGACCCCGTAGATCTGTGAcacccttgttccctttccctgtagaggttttttttaaggaaatacccccttgtttgacagtcttttagctGGTATTAAAGATGATAATAAATGTCCTTTTTGGTGAAAAGAACAGAGTTAGCTGAGATGCGCTGGACCTACTGTTAAAGTCCCATCCCCTTTCATAGAAGATAAAATAAGACAAATGCATACaaacagggagaaaaaaagaacagcagagatcaaaaatgcagattctgtctctggtgttgactttcagTTACAATATCACTGCTGGAAAAACCAGGCATAGCACATAGGCTTATCagtcactctgagacctggcaaacttgtaccagcattgggcTACTTAGGGCATTGATTTTTGCTGCCTTTCTATtgacaggcttacagcagtgttgcaaaatatgtaGAATTGGTTGCCTAAGCTAGGCTACAGAAGACAAagggagagggataggaaagagaataaataaggtggggaaggggggaaaaaaacacacaggagggaagcagggatcaacatttttttccatgatctcccccccccccccaataaaacacacacccacacaaatcTAAATGACCTTTTTCCCCTCAAAGCTTTTTATGAATTATCCCTCTTGTTCCCCCACTGGCTCTACATGGAAGGCAATGAGAGTTTCTCAGCTGTAACTGAGGACAAAATTCTGCTTATAGAATTAGTATTATTGGTGATGATGtttgagaacagaacccagcttgTCTCTCAGATCCCCAGATAACTGGGTACAGACCCAATCCCAGCTGGTCCTCTTCTCTGGTATCCCCTGCTGCTTCCTTTCTGTCTCATTTCCCTACAGGCCAATCAGAGAAAGGAAGCAAGCAGCAGCAGTAACTCTTACAGAGCCCCCTAATCTTCTGGACGTAAGGACCTCAATTGCACTGCTGTGGAGAAATTAACACCCGTATTTCCAGCCAAGTTTTGCAAATCCAAGAGGTCAGCATAAGCTAAACCTCCAAACCACTTGCACTTAAAAAGCATGTCTTTGGCACCATTACTTCTATTTTAGGGTCTGGGAAAAGTGTTGCTGCTGGATGAAATATTACacgattttttttcaaaaaaggaagCATCAATTTCTTCCCAAATATCTTTTCAAAGAAAGGCACTGTTTGCCTAGCTTGTCTAGTCTGCTCAGTGTCAGAGGATCTCTGCAGAGATTCTCAAGCAGTCTTCTTCAATTAAAGCTAAAAAAATTCAGTAGTCCAAGAGAGATATGCTTTCCAATTAAGGATTAGCATACTTTGACATGAGGTTGTCAATTTCAATTGGTATAAATCAAACTGAAATGTCAAACCACTTGCCATCTGGTTTATACATATCTAATTTGGAAAGTAGCAATGAAACAGCTGAAATACTGCTACTGTGGAAACGATACATGTACAGTAAATGTTATCCAGAGATCTTTTAAATACACAAATTTTGGGGGTAATGTTCCAGTAACTATGGAGTGTGGGTTTACTTCTTTATATGGAGCCAAGTTTATAAGAATAGATCTTATTTGAAAACCAGTACAATGTAGACAACCaacctttaaaaggaaaaaatatgtaTCTTTTTTTCAGGTCAAGGAAATAAAAGCATTGTAACTAATGAGTCCAGGATCAAGAAATGCAGCACATCAGCCATAtgttttaatttataataaaGATTAAACAGACCGGAAGTAATGAGAGAATGCAATGTAATATCGGAAAGACCAAAAATAAGGCAACCTGTCAGGGAGTTCGGTGTCTGAGCCCAGTAGTGTCTCCCAGTCGTGACAGTCTGTGACTGCATGGCCCAGTGGCAAGAGTCTGTAACAGCATCGCCCAGTAGCGAGAGTCTGCAATGTTATCACCCAGTGGCAAGAGTCAGTGGGgccagccagggccggctccaggcaccagctttccaagcaggtgcttggggcggcattcagaatggggcagcCGTCCGTGTCCcgtggtggcaattcggcggcttCTCCGCCACTCTTCCCGCTGCGGCAGCTtttgggcagcagctctgccgCTCTTCCGGGTGCTgcagcaatttggcggcagctccaccactcttgcggcggcggcaattcggcggcggctgcttggggcagcaaaattggtagagccacccctggggccagggatggtggaacccaggccctccctgctccaccgggTTCTAACCTAGGGCCCTGTGACTGGCAGGTCAGATATGCAGCCTAAGGTGGACACCCCTAAGCCTGgtccctggatcacttcctatcGTGGCCTCTTCCCCTCCAAAGTCACAGCAGAATCTTCTTATGGACTCATCAAATGGGGGGTTCTCCCTGGCAGTGATCCGGAGGCTTACTCTGTCAGTCATGGCCCGCCATTCCTGATCTCCACGGGAGCATTTGGCGGCTCAGCAGCAAGGTCTGGTCCAAGTAGTGTGGCCTCTCTGCAGAAGCTACCAGTGCAGGATTGCTCCCTTACTCTGTCTGCCCTGACTGACCTGGGCCACTTCCTTTTGAGCGCTACTTCCATCGTGAGCaggcccagctgggcagggcctTCTGGGTCACAGAATTGTTCGTTAACCCTTGG is a genomic window containing:
- the FAM200B gene encoding LOW QUALITY PROTEIN: protein FAM200B (The sequence of the model RefSeq protein was modified relative to this genomic sequence to represent the inferred CDS: inserted 4 bases in 2 codons; deleted 2 bases in 1 codon; substituted 6 bases at 6 genomic stop codons); this encodes MKLDTTGAFHQASAKVVEASYELSLLIAKAKKADITGETLVEPWLLKATDIVLGAESKKKILEISLSDNSMKHRIDDMAKDLKLQVVEAVKASPFSAIHLXDTTDVAQCCQLLVYIRFXIMMELLFSKELTTISKASDVMKTVSNFFEENGLSWEKLVGIXTDDAPVMLGSCSGFATSVKEKNPAVTTTHCVIHRQALAAKTLSDDLCDLLNLAIKVVNFVKNSTFNSRFFAVLCTDLGVDHKIILFHMEVRWLSKGNMPSRLFXLKDEVKIFLKQQKKEELYHAFTDQTFQLSLAYLVDIFESLNSLNLKLQGNNTANSIAHHDAIKAFKEKIKLWKHRMQAQTLTFCLFQHFITCXKXKFPRICKEDAKNKIVFHLDCLADKFFHYFPDNFSSNPVHKLARNLFNVDAIFLAINXQEQALKMKYDSSMKDIFENLSLEKFWIKYFPIYVKVGEEALHIILLFSLTYLCEKSFXSSVIIKIKQKNRLDVKNYLHCALSSFKPRISQLVKKIQHHPSH